A window from Thermodesulfatator atlanticus DSM 21156 encodes these proteins:
- a CDS encoding DVUA0089 family protein → MRKIVLGLVVWLLLGIGKGYAVSFTEVGDAGETLDTAHEVINATTQIFGTVEQNSADLFVFSWNGGALEITTVNPDPVNQPDFDTQLFLFDVNGYGVWANDDTTTDLTSRIYDANLPAGIYYLGISSYDYDPYDIFDNEIFPDSPYDQQFAPQSNQPLAYWDGTTGDTISYRIDFSAPVNSPNPVPEPSTVMLVGLALSFLGYLGLRTKRA, encoded by the coding sequence ATGAGAAAGATTGTCTTGGGTTTAGTTGTTTGGCTTTTATTAGGTATTGGTAAGGGTTATGCGGTTTCTTTTACTGAAGTAGGTGATGCCGGTGAAACACTTGATACAGCCCACGAAGTTATCAACGCGACTACCCAGATTTTTGGTACCGTAGAGCAAAACAGTGCGGATCTTTTCGTTTTCTCTTGGAATGGCGGTGCTCTCGAAATAACTACTGTTAATCCCGACCCAGTGAATCAACCAGATTTTGATACCCAGCTTTTCCTTTTCGATGTTAACGGATACGGAGTATGGGCAAATGATGATACTACTACAGATTTAACCTCCCGTATTTATGATGCTAATCTTCCCGCAGGAATTTATTACCTTGGTATTTCCTCTTATGACTATGATCCCTATGATATTTTTGATAACGAAATTTTTCCTGACTCTCCTTACGATCAACAATTTGCCCCACAAAGCAATCAACCTTTGGCTTATTGGGATGGAACCACAGGAGATACCATTTCATATCGCATTGATTTTTCAGCCCCGGTAAATTCACCTAATCCTGTCCCTGAGCCGTCCACCGTAATGTTAGTTGGTCTTGCTTTAAGTTTTCTCGGCTACTTAGGCCTCAGGACCAAAAGGGCCTAA
- a CDS encoding alkaline phosphatase encodes MIKRLRFLLLFVVCLVLVYGLDAKAAHRFAYHKPQAKKAKYVILLIGDGMGYWHVDALRKYLNVSKTNMESLPNFGYMTTFMRNSTGEGGLSGEYWDDPSELGSYDPTLGGYTPWQIQPVPAYVDEGATDSAAAGSALASGHKTVKYALNVVAKPEGYPADEPYTVKYYPTVVDFAEAKGMATGVVTSVPFSHATPAAFIAKTQYRKNYGEIARQMIFSNLDVIMGAGHPYYDDNGNLREEPNYYYFSRNKGPYIDDQDGETLYEKVVNGFRGRVFVDEKADFEDLADGDGLFHGGPMPKRVFGLARVADTLQFSRNIDDGNPEDDWKVGGQAFISSVPSLETMTKATLHVLEQDEDGFFVMIEGGAIDWAGHANNMTRLLEEMIDFDNAVKAVIDWVNDPTNGSNWDNTLVIVTADHETGHLQPVGDVTGDDVIKNQCWGVGCEGWHHHTNSLIPIYAKGVCSVALKARYDGDYRDNIDIFKVMYHAIERGCFR; translated from the coding sequence ATGATTAAAAGGTTACGTTTCTTACTGTTGTTTGTCGTTTGTTTGGTACTAGTTTACGGGCTTGATGCTAAAGCAGCCCACAGATTTGCCTATCATAAACCCCAGGCCAAAAAGGCAAAGTATGTAATTTTGCTCATTGGCGATGGCATGGGCTATTGGCATGTTGATGCCCTGCGCAAATACTTAAATGTTTCAAAGACCAATATGGAAAGCTTGCCTAATTTCGGCTACATGACAACTTTTATGCGCAACTCCACCGGTGAAGGCGGGCTTTCTGGTGAGTATTGGGATGATCCGTCAGAACTTGGTTCCTATGATCCCACCCTCGGAGGCTATACGCCCTGGCAAATCCAGCCTGTTCCTGCTTATGTTGATGAAGGTGCTACAGATTCTGCCGCTGCAGGTAGTGCCCTGGCCTCAGGACACAAAACCGTAAAATACGCTTTAAATGTTGTAGCTAAACCTGAAGGCTATCCCGCTGATGAACCCTATACCGTTAAATACTACCCTACTGTCGTAGATTTTGCCGAAGCCAAAGGCATGGCTACCGGTGTAGTTACCAGCGTTCCTTTTTCCCATGCAACACCAGCTGCTTTTATCGCCAAAACTCAGTATCGTAAAAACTACGGTGAAATTGCAAGACAGATGATCTTTTCAAATTTAGACGTGATCATGGGCGCGGGACATCCGTATTATGACGATAATGGCAATCTTCGTGAGGAGCCCAATTACTATTACTTCTCCCGTAACAAAGGCCCCTATATTGATGACCAGGACGGCGAAACCCTGTATGAAAAAGTCGTAAACGGTTTTAGAGGCAGAGTCTTTGTAGATGAAAAGGCTGATTTTGAAGACCTGGCCGACGGAGACGGACTCTTTCATGGTGGGCCTATGCCGAAACGTGTCTTTGGTTTGGCCCGTGTAGCCGATACCCTTCAGTTCTCCCGTAATATTGACGACGGAAACCCTGAAGATGACTGGAAAGTAGGCGGCCAGGCCTTCATCTCTTCGGTTCCTTCTCTTGAAACTATGACCAAGGCTACTCTGCATGTGCTGGAACAAGATGAAGATGGCTTTTTCGTGATGATTGAAGGAGGAGCTATTGACTGGGCCGGACACGCCAACAATATGACCCGCTTGCTTGAAGAAATGATTGACTTCGATAATGCGGTAAAAGCCGTCATCGACTGGGTAAATGATCCCACTAACGGCAGCAATTGGGACAATACCCTTGTTATTGTTACTGCAGATCACGAAACCGGTCACCTTCAACCTGTAGGCGATGTAACCGGTGACGATGTCATCAAAAACCAGTGCTGGGGTGTTGGTTGTGAAGGCTGGCATCATCACACCAATAGTCTCATCCCTATCTATGCCAAGGGAGTTTGCTCGGTCGCGCTGAAAGCTCGCTATGATGGTGATTATAGAGATAACATAGATATTTTTAAGGTTATGTATCACGCCATTGAAAGAGGTTGTTTCCGGTAA
- a CDS encoding DUF2250 domain-containing protein: MNQKEALPWGILDEKDWLILKDLYATAPDCAKFLSRRLRLDLGDTMERLRKLEALGFLERVGGRFLKKKGLKKPKHMNHTYYELSRPCRLYLRKILFEGQ; this comes from the coding sequence ATGAATCAAAAAGAAGCTCTCCCTTGGGGAATTCTCGACGAGAAAGATTGGCTCATATTAAAAGACCTTTACGCCACTGCTCCTGACTGTGCCAAGTTTCTTTCAAGAAGACTCCGCCTTGACCTTGGAGACACCATGGAAAGGCTTCGTAAGCTCGAAGCCCTGGGTTTTCTTGAAAGGGTAGGGGGAAGGTTTCTTAAGAAAAAGGGGCTTAAAAAACCCAAGCACATGAACCATACCTATTACGAACTCTCAAGGCCCTGCCGCCTGTATTTAAGGAAGATACTTTTTGAAGGGCAATAA
- a CDS encoding aspartate ammonia-lyase encodes MKNSRIEHDLLGEREVPSQAYWGIHTLRALENFPLSPYRVHPELITALAMVKKACAKANLELGYLPEKIGQSIIAACDELMAGELADEIVVDALQGGAGTSTNMNINEVIANRANELLGGKKGDYHLVHPLHHVNLHQSTNDVYPTAIKVAATRLLRELEASLAKLQAAFQEKEKEFASIRKIGRTQLQDAVPITLGVEFSAYAEALARDRWRVFKCEERLRVVNLGGTAVGTGIGAPRKYIFLVVEKLREITSLGLARAENMVDATQNHDAFVEVSGILKAHAVNLFKIASDLRLLSSGPVTGLREIRLPERQAGSSIMPGKVNPVICEAVTQVAIKVMANDFIITQVCQHGELELNAFLPLLGHALLESLSLLIKANQVFREKCVEGISANQEVCQGYFNRSWGAVTALVPFIGYEAATEVAQLVQSTGKSVREIVLEKGLLDEETLDWLLSPEALTALGYRD; translated from the coding sequence GTGAAAAATAGCCGCATTGAGCATGATCTTTTGGGTGAAAGGGAAGTGCCTTCTCAGGCCTATTGGGGGATCCATACCCTTAGGGCCCTTGAGAACTTTCCTCTTTCTCCTTATCGGGTGCACCCTGAGCTGATAACAGCCCTTGCCATGGTTAAGAAGGCCTGTGCCAAGGCCAATCTTGAGCTTGGCTATCTTCCGGAAAAAATAGGGCAAAGCATTATAGCCGCCTGTGACGAGCTCATGGCCGGGGAGCTTGCCGATGAAATCGTAGTGGATGCCCTTCAGGGTGGTGCCGGAACATCCACCAACATGAACATAAACGAGGTGATAGCCAACCGGGCCAACGAGCTTTTAGGCGGGAAAAAAGGAGATTATCATCTGGTGCATCCCCTGCACCATGTAAATCTTCATCAATCCACCAATGATGTTTATCCCACCGCCATCAAAGTCGCAGCCACACGGCTTTTAAGGGAACTTGAAGCCAGTTTGGCCAAGCTCCAGGCTGCTTTTCAAGAAAAGGAAAAAGAATTTGCTTCCATAAGAAAGATCGGGCGCACCCAATTGCAGGATGCCGTGCCCATTACCCTGGGGGTTGAGTTTTCGGCCTACGCCGAGGCCCTGGCACGGGATAGGTGGCGGGTATTTAAGTGTGAGGAACGCCTAAGGGTAGTTAACCTGGGAGGCACTGCGGTAGGAACAGGGATCGGGGCACCCAGGAAATATATCTTTCTCGTGGTGGAAAAGCTTCGCGAGATTACTTCTCTGGGCTTAGCCAGGGCTGAAAACATGGTAGATGCTACCCAGAACCACGACGCCTTCGTGGAGGTATCCGGCATCCTAAAGGCCCACGCGGTAAATCTCTTTAAAATCGCCTCTGATCTTCGTCTGCTTTCTTCAGGTCCTGTGACCGGACTTAGAGAAATCAGGCTCCCTGAAAGGCAGGCCGGCTCTTCCATCATGCCTGGCAAGGTCAATCCTGTGATTTGTGAAGCGGTGACCCAGGTGGCCATCAAAGTCATGGCGAATGACTTTATTATTACCCAGGTCTGCCAGCACGGAGAGCTTGAGCTAAATGCTTTTTTACCTCTGCTAGGTCATGCCTTGCTTGAGAGCCTTTCCCTTCTCATAAAAGCCAATCAGGTATTTAGAGAAAAGTGTGTAGAAGGTATTTCAGCCAATCAAGAAGTTTGCCAGGGTTATTTTAACCGCAGCTGGGGGGCGGTTACCGCGCTGGTGCCTTTTATCGGTTACGAAGCAGCCACCGAGGTAGCTCAATTAGTGCAAAGCACGGGCAAAAGCGTGCGGGAAATAGTGCTTGAAAAGGGGCTCCTTGACGAAGAAACCCTTGACTGGCTCCTTTCTCCTGAAGCCTTAACGGCGCTTGGATATCGAGATTAG
- the hydG gene encoding [FeFe] hydrogenase H-cluster radical SAM maturase HydG, with translation MLTAGEKAWREKRLKEILKWEENSPYENFIDPAKIWEILERKKNPDRQEILDIMAKARDNASSGAMLAPEEVAALANLKDPELWEEIFETAFWIKNKVYGNRIVLFSPLYISSLCVNNCVYCGFRESNEFVEKKKLSLEQLDEEIRVLTEMGQKRLIVVYGEHPESDVAFMCQTIERIYSQKFGNGEIRRVNVNAPPLFKEEYEEIKKVGIGTYQVFQETYHPDTYRRLHPKGTLKGPFRWRLFALHRAQEAGIDDVALGVLFGLYDWRYELLGLLSHAQALEKEFGVGPHTISYPRLEPAVNTPFSVHSRFRVSDEDFKKLVAIIRLMCPYTGSILTAREPAPLRQELIRKGGVSQMDAGSQIAVGGYATLKRENIPDKQQFIIQDTRSIEEFIFDLCKEGYLPSFCTACYREGRTGENFMPLAKHATVKHFCIANGILTFQEYLLDYASPQLREIGEKEIIPRYLSWLEENLAPAAKRVRELLAKQKEGRRDCHL, from the coding sequence ATGTTAACCGCGGGAGAAAAGGCCTGGCGGGAAAAAAGGCTCAAGGAGATCCTCAAGTGGGAGGAAAACTCCCCTTACGAAAATTTTATTGATCCAGCAAAAATCTGGGAGATCCTTGAGCGCAAGAAAAACCCTGACAGGCAGGAAATACTGGACATCATGGCCAAGGCACGGGATAATGCTTCTTCAGGGGCTATGCTTGCCCCTGAAGAGGTTGCTGCCCTGGCTAATCTTAAAGACCCAGAGCTCTGGGAAGAGATATTTGAAACGGCCTTCTGGATCAAAAACAAGGTTTACGGCAACCGAATTGTGCTTTTCTCACCACTTTATATCTCCAGTCTTTGCGTTAACAATTGTGTTTATTGTGGTTTTCGCGAAAGTAACGAATTCGTGGAAAAGAAAAAGCTTTCCCTGGAACAACTTGATGAAGAAATACGTGTGCTAACAGAGATGGGGCAAAAAAGGCTTATTGTGGTTTATGGGGAACACCCTGAAAGTGACGTGGCCTTTATGTGCCAGACCATCGAACGCATCTATAGCCAGAAGTTCGGAAACGGAGAGATAAGAAGAGTAAACGTAAACGCCCCGCCTCTTTTCAAGGAGGAATACGAAGAAATAAAAAAAGTAGGCATAGGGACCTATCAGGTCTTTCAGGAGACGTATCATCCCGATACTTATCGACGTTTGCACCCCAAAGGAACCCTTAAAGGGCCTTTTCGCTGGCGGCTATTTGCCTTACATCGTGCTCAGGAGGCCGGGATAGATGACGTGGCTCTCGGGGTCTTGTTTGGGCTTTACGACTGGCGTTATGAGCTTCTAGGCCTTTTATCCCACGCCCAGGCCCTAGAAAAAGAATTTGGTGTTGGCCCTCACACTATTTCTTACCCCCGGCTTGAGCCTGCGGTGAACACGCCTTTTAGTGTTCATTCGCGCTTTCGCGTAAGTGACGAAGATTTTAAAAAGCTGGTGGCTATTATAAGGCTGATGTGTCCTTATACAGGCTCCATCCTCACTGCCCGAGAACCCGCGCCCTTGCGGCAGGAGCTTATTAGAAAGGGCGGGGTTTCCCAGATGGATGCGGGCAGTCAGATCGCCGTTGGGGGGTATGCCACCTTAAAACGAGAAAATATCCCTGACAAACAGCAATTTATCATCCAGGATACCCGAAGTATCGAAGAATTTATTTTTGATCTCTGCAAAGAGGGGTATTTACCCTCTTTTTGCACGGCATGTTATCGCGAAGGGCGCACAGGCGAGAACTTCATGCCCCTTGCCAAACACGCTACGGTAAAACACTTCTGCATTGCCAACGGGATCCTTACTTTTCAGGAATACCTGCTGGATTATGCCTCACCTCAACTAAGAGAAATAGGCGAAAAAGAGATTATCCCGCGCTATCTTTCATGGCTTGAGGAAAACCTGGCTCCTGCTGCCAAAAGGGTAAGGGAACTACTTGCCAAACAAAAAGAAGGTCGCCGGGATTGTCACCTGTAA
- a CDS encoding [FeFe] hydrogenase, group A: MLQVKLDDNIIQVKPGTTVQELLDKHNKTFWLPFEIPQMKYIPNPKCALVNIVEINGQIVPAPMLKALLVRSNMEIKTKSPLIEEKLKERLDLLKNNECYLIKKMQEMIAVEAENAGFIKYEERAKWQFEPWYSLPAFWHNPNTCIRCESCVVTCRDTQGVAALSFDPEKGVLLADEARCTRCGQCIHACPMGKEAGVTTVFKKHFGCEPCPYARPYASIREIDDTEKVLEALQDKDKFVVVQFAPALRASIGEEFGMPPGTLVTGKLYAALRRVGFDRIWDTNFAADLTIMEEGTEFIVRLIKAGLLDRQFLPFEIEAEILGEVETALPQFTSCSPGWVKFLETFYPDLIPHVSSAKSPQQMFGAMAKTYAAERLGIDPRNMVVVSLMPCTAKKYESKREEMTDAFRYWLSQGKVKEDEKFYDVDYVLTTRETARLLKMCHIDLKDMPEEGPDPLLGQYTGAATIFGRTGGVMEAALRTVYEIVTGKTLPKLEFEELGTLNGVKTASLKINGKKLRVAVVHGLANARRVCEDVKKGGEFSEYAFIEFMACPGGCIGGGGQPIPTNLETIKARIAALNTDDQQHEIRKSHENPEIKQAYTEFLKHPLSHVAHELLHTHYINRAKDLKDPRPLNVPQQEQTETRDFLHS, from the coding sequence ATGTTACAAGTAAAGCTGGACGATAATATTATTCAAGTAAAGCCTGGAACAACAGTTCAGGAACTATTAGATAAACATAACAAAACGTTTTGGTTGCCATTTGAAATCCCTCAAATGAAATATATTCCTAATCCTAAGTGTGCACTCGTAAATATCGTAGAAATAAACGGACAAATTGTTCCAGCGCCTATGCTTAAGGCTTTGCTAGTAAGAAGCAATATGGAAATAAAAACAAAATCACCTCTTATAGAAGAAAAACTAAAAGAAAGACTTGACCTTTTGAAAAACAACGAATGCTATCTAATCAAAAAAATGCAGGAAATGATAGCCGTTGAAGCGGAAAATGCCGGTTTTATCAAATACGAAGAAAGAGCAAAATGGCAGTTTGAGCCCTGGTATTCCCTCCCTGCTTTCTGGCACAACCCCAATACCTGTATCAGGTGCGAAAGCTGTGTGGTGACCTGTCGGGACACCCAGGGAGTCGCAGCCCTTTCTTTTGATCCTGAAAAAGGGGTGCTACTTGCTGATGAAGCCCGCTGTACGAGATGCGGCCAGTGCATTCATGCCTGCCCCATGGGCAAGGAAGCCGGGGTTACCACGGTGTTTAAAAAACACTTTGGCTGCGAGCCCTGCCCTTACGCAAGGCCTTATGCTTCTATCCGCGAAATTGACGACACAGAAAAAGTTTTAGAGGCCTTGCAGGACAAAGACAAATTCGTGGTGGTTCAGTTTGCGCCAGCGCTCAGGGCAAGTATCGGAGAAGAGTTTGGTATGCCCCCTGGGACCCTGGTCACAGGAAAACTTTATGCGGCGCTTAGACGGGTTGGCTTTGACCGTATTTGGGACACCAACTTTGCCGCTGACCTTACCATTATGGAAGAGGGCACAGAATTTATCGTAAGATTAATCAAAGCAGGCCTACTTGACCGCCAGTTTTTACCCTTTGAGATTGAGGCCGAGATCTTAGGCGAGGTTGAGACCGCTTTGCCCCAGTTTACTTCTTGTAGCCCTGGCTGGGTAAAATTCCTGGAAACATTTTATCCTGATCTTATCCCTCATGTTTCTTCTGCCAAGTCCCCTCAACAGATGTTTGGGGCCATGGCCAAGACCTATGCTGCGGAGCGTTTGGGAATCGACCCGCGCAATATGGTGGTAGTATCCCTTATGCCTTGTACCGCCAAAAAATATGAATCAAAACGCGAGGAAATGACAGATGCCTTCCGTTACTGGCTTTCTCAAGGGAAAGTCAAGGAAGACGAAAAATTCTACGACGTGGACTATGTTTTGACCACCAGAGAAACCGCCCGTTTGTTAAAGATGTGCCATATTGACCTTAAGGACATGCCAGAGGAAGGCCCTGATCCCCTGCTAGGTCAGTATACCGGTGCTGCTACTATCTTTGGGCGCACTGGTGGGGTGATGGAGGCTGCCCTGCGCACGGTTTACGAAATAGTCACAGGCAAGACCCTTCCCAAGCTAGAATTCGAAGAACTCGGGACATTAAACGGTGTAAAGACCGCAAGTCTGAAGATAAATGGCAAGAAACTTAGAGTGGCCGTGGTCCACGGACTGGCAAACGCCCGTCGGGTTTGCGAAGACGTGAAAAAAGGCGGAGAATTTTCTGAATACGCCTTTATCGAGTTCATGGCCTGCCCAGGAGGTTGTATTGGTGGTGGCGGACAGCCTATCCCTACCAACTTAGAGACCATCAAGGCCAGAATAGCTGCGCTAAATACCGATGACCAACAGCATGAAATCAGAAAATCACACGAAAACCCCGAAATAAAGCAGGCTTATACCGAATTTTTGAAGCACCCCCTGAGTCATGTTGCCCATGAACTGCTACACACTCATTACATCAACCGTGCCAAGGATCTTAAAGACCCGCGCCCGTTAAATGTCCCTCAGCAGGAACAAACAGAAACTCGTGATTTTCTGCACAGCTAA
- a CDS encoding cytochrome b/b6 domain-containing protein, giving the protein MDKVLKFSVTEKIFHNVNAVSWYVLAITGIIVYFNLAGSETKNFLMQIHIWAGVVFTFNFLAFIFLAPHRFYILMKNLLEWDKDTFAWFKNLGGYPRRFFKINIGPEEVAPQGKFNAGQKLTYLFFIFMIIALIVTGWFLYFAKHSMGKGLFLMFFYLHVWGSIITTLIATFGHIPLSIANKEDLLAMWRIGPGTVSLKWAKHHNPKWFQNDVIMRPLQNCRDQYCKHNCKGSVPIFRNEK; this is encoded by the coding sequence ATGGATAAAGTACTGAAATTTTCTGTCACAGAAAAAATATTCCATAACGTTAATGCCGTAAGCTGGTACGTCTTAGCTATTACTGGAATTATTGTTTATTTTAATTTAGCTGGTTCTGAAACAAAAAACTTTCTTATGCAAATACATATCTGGGCAGGTGTAGTTTTTACTTTTAACTTTCTTGCTTTTATTTTTCTCGCGCCTCATCGCTTTTATATCTTAATGAAAAATCTCTTGGAGTGGGATAAAGATACCTTTGCCTGGTTTAAAAACTTGGGCGGTTATCCCAGAAGATTTTTTAAAATTAATATTGGTCCAGAAGAAGTTGCTCCACAAGGAAAATTTAATGCCGGCCAAAAGCTTACTTATCTTTTCTTTATCTTTATGATTATAGCGCTAATTGTTACTGGATGGTTTTTATATTTTGCCAAACACTCCATGGGCAAAGGACTTTTCTTAATGTTTTTTTACCTTCATGTTTGGGGTTCAATTATTACTACTTTAATAGCAACTTTTGGGCATATTCCACTTTCAATAGCTAATAAAGAAGACCTTTTGGCGATGTGGAGGATTGGCCCTGGAACAGTATCTCTAAAATGGGCTAAACATCATAATCCTAAGTGGTTTCAAAATGACGTAATAATGAGACCTTTGCAAAATTGTCGAGATCAGTATTGCAAGCACAACTGCAAGGGATCCGTTCCCATTTTTCGGAACGAAAAATAG
- a CDS encoding iron hydrogenase small subunit, which translates to MSEKLPFQYEEKPASLLISRRTFLKITGILTSVLAIGAYTVTDFVKKRNKYIKMRQKGLYKDDLRCQRNNLPASHLNPTVEKFYRDFAEHPLSETAHHLLHTHHYYVRGKLNMKGERHG; encoded by the coding sequence ATGTCTGAAAAACTTCCCTTTCAATACGAAGAAAAGCCCGCTTCTTTGCTAATTAGCAGGAGAACTTTTTTGAAAATTACGGGGATTCTTACAAGCGTTTTGGCCATTGGGGCCTATACAGTTACCGATTTTGTCAAAAAAAGAAACAAATATATTAAGATGCGTCAGAAAGGTCTTTATAAAGATGACCTAAGATGCCAGAGGAATAATTTACCTGCCTCGCACCTAAATCCTACCGTAGAAAAGTTTTACAGAGATTTTGCTGAACATCCGTTAAGTGAAACAGCTCATCATCTCCTTCATACACACCACTATTATGTTCGTGGAAAACTAAATATGAAAGGAGAAAGACATGGATAA
- the prxU gene encoding thioredoxin-dependent peroxiredoxin (Most members of this family contain a selenocysteine.): MCVRPGIKAPDFRAQAYLKGEVKEVKLEDYQGKWLVLCFYPGDFSPVCATEIASLAYIYPELQELGAELLAISVDSIFTHKVWYEVELAKMLSGEIPFPLAWDKGAQISQLYGVFHPELGLSMRGRFIIDPDGFIQATEMLNTPVGRHVSELLRLVEAFKYVREHPGEVCPAGWMPGDPTLKAFPALAGKVWDVWKPQKA, encoded by the coding sequence ATGTGTGTGCGTCCGGGAATAAAGGCCCCAGACTTTCGCGCCCAGGCTTACCTTAAGGGCGAGGTAAAAGAAGTAAAGCTAGAAGATTACCAGGGGAAATGGCTTGTTTTGTGTTTTTACCCCGGTGATTTTTCACCTGTATGTGCCACAGAGATTGCCTCTTTAGCGTATATATATCCTGAGCTTCAGGAACTTGGGGCAGAACTTTTGGCAATAAGCGTTGATAGCATTTTTACCCACAAGGTCTGGTATGAGGTTGAACTCGCTAAGATGCTTTCAGGAGAGATTCCTTTTCCGCTGGCATGGGACAAAGGTGCCCAGATATCCCAGCTATACGGTGTCTTCCACCCGGAACTTGGCCTTAGCATGCGTGGCCGGTTCATTATTGATCCTGATGGGTTTATCCAGGCCACCGAAATGCTAAACACCCCGGTGGGACGCCATGTTTCCGAACTCCTGCGTTTGGTAGAAGCCTTTAAATACGTCCGTGAGCACCCTGGTGAAGTCTGCCCTGCAGGGTGGATGCCGGGTGACCCTACCCTAAAGGCCTTCCCAGCACTTGCCGGCAAAGTCTGGGACGTCTGGAAACCACAAAAGGCTTAG
- a CDS encoding [Fe-Fe] hydrogenase large subunit C-terminal domain-containing protein yields MGVQKIATFSPSEKTFTGGGTFLPGEVKGIIRINPNKCVGCDTCRHHCPAGAIKGSLGVTHHIEEDLCLSCGQCLVNCPFGAIEQMSFLDEVLKHLKDPDYTVVAIIAPAVRVALAEEFGAPPGTLTVHRMHAAFKKAGFRIYENNLAADQTIMEEGYEFIAKVRYWLLGDETPEVEKFANHPLPHFTSCCPAWIRYAELYWPDILPHISGAKSPQQMAGATVKTWVALDIWNIDPRKIYTVGIMPCTAKIYEASRPEFKSAFLWLKEKGYLPEDTPAFPDVDAVLTTRDAAALFKRLGINPLDISPEKESELTEVYTGGATIFGNSGGVTEAAIRTAYCVLSGQEPASWNIEAVRGHTTGVRTAKLAIPLKPLGGKKANFHICVVNGIKNHLEPILEEVVTGKSPYHFIEVMNCPGGCINGGGQPVNPMGTSWIDPLLPLPLKA; encoded by the coding sequence ATGGGTGTGCAGAAAATTGCTACTTTTTCTCCTTCGGAGAAGACCTTTACCGGTGGGGGGACGTTTCTTCCAGGAGAGGTAAAAGGAATCATCAGGATTAACCCCAATAAGTGCGTTGGCTGTGATACCTGTAGACATCACTGCCCAGCAGGAGCCATAAAGGGCTCTCTTGGTGTTACCCATCATATCGAAGAGGATCTTTGCCTATCCTGTGGGCAGTGTCTGGTCAATTGTCCCTTCGGGGCCATTGAGCAGATGAGCTTCTTAGATGAGGTTTTAAAGCACCTTAAAGACCCTGATTACACGGTAGTGGCTATTATTGCCCCTGCGGTGCGGGTGGCCCTGGCTGAAGAATTCGGAGCCCCTCCAGGCACCCTTACCGTGCATCGCATGCATGCTGCCTTCAAAAAGGCCGGGTTCAGGATTTACGAAAATAACCTTGCCGCAGACCAGACCATCATGGAAGAAGGATACGAATTCATTGCCAAAGTAAGATACTGGCTCCTTGGGGATGAAACGCCCGAGGTAGAAAAATTTGCCAATCACCCCCTGCCACATTTTACTAGCTGTTGCCCGGCCTGGATAAGGTATGCCGAGCTTTATTGGCCTGACATCTTACCCCATATCTCAGGGGCTAAGTCTCCCCAACAAATGGCAGGGGCTACCGTTAAAACCTGGGTGGCCCTTGATATCTGGAATATTGACCCCAGGAAGATTTATACCGTAGGTATTATGCCCTGCACGGCCAAGATTTATGAGGCAAGCAGGCCGGAGTTTAAGAGCGCTTTTCTCTGGCTTAAAGAAAAAGGCTACCTCCCAGAAGACACCCCAGCCTTTCCGGACGTAGATGCCGTGCTCACCACCCGGGATGCAGCGGCGCTTTTCAAACGCTTAGGGATCAACCCCCTTGATATCTCCCCGGAAAAAGAATCGGAACTAACCGAGGTATATACCGGTGGGGCCACTATCTTTGGTAATAGCGGTGGCGTAACCGAGGCCGCCATAAGGACTGCTTACTGTGTTCTCTCGGGCCAGGAACCCGCTTCCTGGAATATCGAAGCGGTAAGAGGTCATACCACAGGCGTGAGAACCGCCAAACTTGCCATCCCCTTAAAGCCTCTGGGAGGAAAAAAGGCGAATTTCCATATTTGTGTGGTAAACGGTATTAAAAACCACCTTGAGCCCATCCTCGAAGAAGTTGTCACTGGCAAGAGCCCCTACCACTTCATAGAAGTGATGAATTGTCCCGGGGGATGCATAAACGGAGGGGGGCAGCCGGTTAATCCCATGGGGACCTCCTGGATAGATCCGCTGCTTCCGCTTCCCTTAAAAGCCTAA